ATACTCGCAAGGTCCAGCGGCGCACATGGGGTAGCCATGCGTTGCGGCCAGGCAAGCGCGCTGCTGATCGGGATCCGCATGTCGGGCGAGCCGAGCTGCGCGAGCGTGGAGCAGTCGATATATTCGACGAGGCTGTGGATTACCGATTGGGGGTGGACGAGTATCTCGATCCGATCGAGCCCCACCGGGAACAGATGATGCGCCTCGATCAGTTCCAGGCCCTTGTTCATCATGGTGGCCGAATCGACGCTGATCTTGGCGCCCATCGACCAATTGGGGTGCGCAACGGCCTGTGCCGGGGTCACGCGCGCCATGTCTTCGGCACTCATCGTCCGAAAGGGGCCACCGCTTGCGGTCAGGATGATACGCCGCACCTGATCGATGCGCCCGCCCGCAAGGCACTGGAAGATCGCATTATGCTCGCTGTCGACGGGCAGGATCGTTGCGCCCGACTTGCGTGCCGCCGCAGTCATCAATTCGCCCGACGAAACGAGCGCTTCCTTGTTGGCAAGCGCGACATCGGTTCCGGCTTCAAGCGCGGCCATGGTCGGCGCGAGCCCGGCAGTTCCCACAATCGCGGCCATTACGAGGTCGGTCGGGCGCTGCGCCGCTTCAACGAGCGCTTCGGCGCCAGCAGCGATTTCGATGCCCGTACCGGCGAGTGCATCGCGGAGTTCGCCATAACGGTCTTCGTCGGCGATCACCGCGATGTCGGGGCGGAACTCCTTTGCAAGCTTGGCCAGTTCCGCGACGTCGCTATGGGCTGTCAGCACCCCCATCTGCCAAGCCTCGCCATCGCGCCGCACAAGATCGAGGGTCGATTGCCCGACCGATCCCGTCGCGCCGAACAGCGAAAGGCGGCGCATCATATCAGGCCGCCGCCCGCACGGCGATCTGGCCCGCGAAAGCGAGCAGTCCGAGCAGAAGCGCAACCGGCAGCACGCCATCGACGCGGTCGAAGAGGCCGCCATGCCCGGGGATCAGCCTACCCGAATCCTTGACGCCCGCGCGGCGCTTCATCCAGCTTTCGCCAAGGTCGCCGAGTTGCGCGAGCAGTCCCATGAACAGGCCGATCCACAGCGGAACGCCGATGATGCCAGCACGGTCGCCGATCGTTGCGCTGGCAATGAGCGCCGCGACCATGCCGCCGATCAGCCCCGACCAGGTCTTCGACGGGCTGATTTTCGGCGCTAGGCGTGCGCCGCCAAAGGAGCGACCGGCGAAATAGGCGCCGATATCGGTTGCCCACACCATGCCGAACACCCAGAGCGCGGCCGTCATGCCGAGCGCATCGCGAATGAACCATAGTCCCGCCATGGCGCCGAGGACGAGGAGAGGACCGAGGATATTGAATCCGATCCTGGCACCCCCGCCAAGCGTCATCGCCTTTACGAGTTGGAACCATTCGACGAGGACGAGCGCGCCGCCGACGAGCAGCAGCAAGCCGAATGCGAGGCCGCCGAACCAGAGCGCGGCGCCCGCGATCACGAACAGGACGAGCGCCGATCCGATCCGTACCCAAAGATCCGATTTAACCGCTGCCGCCATGCCCTAAAGTCCCCCGTAACGGCGGTCGCGCCGCGCAAATTGGTCGAGCGCTGCCTTGAGATCGGCCGGTTTGAAGTCCGGCCACAAGGTATCGGTGAAATAGAGTTCTGCATAGGCCGACTG
This sequence is a window from Sphingopyxis sp. USTB-05. Protein-coding genes within it:
- a CDS encoding 1-deoxy-D-xylulose-5-phosphate reductoisomerase, with protein sequence MRRLSLFGATGSVGQSTLDLVRRDGEAWQMGVLTAHSDVAELAKLAKEFRPDIAVIADEDRYGELRDALAGTGIEIAAGAEALVEAAQRPTDLVMAAIVGTAGLAPTMAALEAGTDVALANKEALVSSGELMTAAARKSGATILPVDSEHNAIFQCLAGGRIDQVRRIILTASGGPFRTMSAEDMARVTPAQAVAHPNWSMGAKISVDSATMMNKGLELIEAHHLFPVGLDRIEILVHPQSVIHSLVEYIDCSTLAQLGSPDMRIPISSALAWPQRMATPCAPLDLASIARLDFEAPDEVRFPATALCRAAIAEGGARPAQLNAANEVAVAAFLAGRISFPAIVDTVRRVIDAEAPAVPTSLQDIFSVDAASRAAAQQFVDQLEHA
- a CDS encoding phosphatidate cytidylyltransferase, which encodes MAAAVKSDLWVRIGSALVLFVIAGAALWFGGLAFGLLLLVGGALVLVEWFQLVKAMTLGGGARIGFNILGPLLVLGAMAGLWFIRDALGMTAALWVFGMVWATDIGAYFAGRSFGGARLAPKISPSKTWSGLIGGMVAALIASATIGDRAGIIGVPLWIGLFMGLLAQLGDLGESWMKRRAGVKDSGRLIPGHGGLFDRVDGVLPVALLLGLLAFAGQIAVRAAA